The following coding sequences are from one Rhodobiaceae bacterium window:
- a CDS encoding hypothetical protein (protein of unknown function (DUF3604)), which yields MGMRDFKTHLLGTATVLVLALSGQAVHAADTELLWGDTHLHTSYSFDAYLNRNQTADPDTAYRYAKGLPVVNPGHQGRVQIDTPLDFLVIADHAVMLGGIRHIVDKGIPTEGMGLVDQARAWYAQRWLRGVVADDEGMAAFASFLPQPMSVEEAAAAPLGAGIPGWRAMARTSWQETIAVTDSHYEPGKFTSFIGWEWSSIPAGANMHRVVFTPNGADVAGQFQPFSTSDSNYPEDLWNWLDETSERTGAEFVAIPHNSNISKGYMFSETNLRGEPITAEMAATRMEWEPVAEITQFKGDSETHPSLSPDDEFADFETYTHYIQQNAPEYAPVAGDYVRSALLSGLAIENKIGANPFAFGVIGSTDSHTGLASAEEPNFWGKFPRDTTPFGKTGGWRTGSGGSLGPNGWSMSASGLAAVWAEENTRESIFAAFKRREVYGTTGPRIAVRFFGGWDYDGAAAEAGDLADIGYAGGVPMGGDLTGAPTGQAPRFLVRATKDPKSGNLDRVQIVKGWLGADGETQERVYDVVWSDGRVADANGKVPAVGNTVDITTGRYENSIGAAELSAVWEDPDFDASQNAFYYVRVLEIPTPRHSLFDALALGIDVEETNHPATIQERAYSSAIWYKP from the coding sequence CAGATCCAGATACCGCCTACCGCTATGCCAAGGGGCTCCCGGTTGTGAACCCTGGACACCAGGGCCGCGTGCAGATTGACACGCCGCTCGACTTTCTTGTCATCGCCGACCATGCAGTGATGCTGGGTGGGATACGCCATATCGTTGATAAAGGCATACCAACGGAAGGTATGGGCCTGGTTGACCAGGCTCGCGCCTGGTATGCGCAACGCTGGCTGCGCGGCGTCGTTGCCGATGATGAAGGCATGGCAGCCTTTGCATCGTTCCTGCCTCAGCCAATGTCGGTTGAAGAAGCCGCTGCCGCCCCGCTGGGAGCGGGCATCCCTGGCTGGCGCGCCATGGCGCGCACCAGCTGGCAAGAAACGATTGCCGTTACCGACAGCCATTACGAGCCTGGGAAATTCACGTCCTTCATTGGGTGGGAATGGAGTTCCATTCCAGCGGGCGCAAACATGCACCGGGTTGTTTTCACCCCGAACGGGGCGGATGTTGCGGGTCAGTTTCAGCCATTCTCCACGTCTGACAGCAATTATCCGGAAGATTTGTGGAACTGGCTTGACGAAACATCAGAGCGGACCGGTGCGGAGTTTGTGGCAATCCCTCACAACTCCAACATCTCTAAAGGCTACATGTTCTCAGAAACAAATTTGAGAGGCGAGCCGATCACTGCGGAGATGGCGGCAACACGCATGGAATGGGAGCCCGTTGCGGAGATCACACAATTCAAAGGCGACAGTGAGACGCACCCTTCGCTTTCACCCGATGATGAATTCGCGGACTTTGAAACCTATACTCACTACATCCAGCAGAACGCACCTGAATATGCACCCGTCGCCGGTGACTATGTGCGCTCTGCCTTGTTGAGCGGGCTGGCGATTGAAAACAAAATCGGCGCTAACCCGTTCGCCTTTGGCGTCATCGGGTCGACCGACAGTCATACTGGCCTCGCGTCAGCGGAAGAGCCAAATTTCTGGGGCAAATTCCCACGCGACACGACACCGTTCGGGAAAACGGGCGGCTGGCGCACAGGCTCCGGCGGGAGCCTGGGACCCAATGGCTGGTCCATGTCCGCCTCAGGTCTTGCGGCAGTGTGGGCTGAAGAGAATACAAGAGAATCCATCTTCGCAGCCTTTAAGCGGCGCGAAGTTTATGGCACCACCGGTCCACGGATCGCCGTGCGCTTCTTTGGCGGCTGGGACTATGACGGAGCAGCAGCAGAGGCCGGGGACCTTGCCGACATCGGCTATGCCGGTGGCGTGCCCATGGGCGGTGACCTGACCGGTGCGCCGACTGGCCAGGCTCCACGGTTCCTTGTTCGCGCCACAAAAGATCCGAAATCCGGCAATCTGGACCGAGTGCAGATCGTCAAAGGGTGGCTTGGTGCTGACGGCGAAACCCAGGAGCGCGTCTATGACGTTGTCTGGTCAGACGGACGTGTCGCGGATGCAAACGGTAAAGTGCCAGCGGTTGGTAACACCGTCGACATCACAACAGGGCGCTACGAAAACTCGATTGGTGCAGCTGAGCTCTCAGCGGTCTGGGAAGACCCGGACTTCGATGCTTCGCAGAACGCGTTCTACTACGTACGCGTGCTCGAGATCCCGACGCCGCGTCACTCATTGTTTGACGCGCTTGCGCTTGGCATTGATGTGGAAGAGACAAACCATCCGGCGACTATTCAGGAACGGGCTTATTCATCAGCCATCTGGTACAAGCCATGA